In the genome of Sphingopyxis sp. YF1, the window GATCCGCCGCAGGCGCCTTCCGGTGACCTTTCCCTTCGAATATCGCACCGTCGCTGCCGACGATATCTGGATGAGTCCGATGAATGCCGGCCCGGTCGCCGCGATTTCGATGCACCAATATGCGAAAATGCCGTGGGCCGGCCTGTTCGCCGACGCCGAGGCGATTTTTCGCGGCCACGGCGGACGTCCGCACTGGGCGAAGCGTCACACGCTGGCGCGCGCCGACGTCGACGCGCTCTACCCGATGGCCGAACGCTATCGCGCGGTCCGCCGCGCTGCCGACCCGTCCGGCAAATTCCTCAACCCGCATCTGGAGGCGCTTTTTTCATGAAGTCTTTCGCATGAGCGACGATCTGACGCTGCACGCCCATCTCGTCGGCCGGCAGGGCGGCCGCGCCGACCTCAACACGCCGGTGCTCGTCGTCGAGCTCGCGTCGCTCGACCGCAACATCGCCGCGATGGCGCAGCGCGTTGCCGCGCACGGCGTCGGGCTGCGTCCGCACGCCAAGACGCACAAGAGCGTCGACATCGCGGGGCGCCAGCTCGCCGCGGGGGCGCTCGGCGTCTGCTGCGCCAAGATCGGCGAGGCCGAGGCGCTCGCCGCGGGCGGGGTGACCGGAATCCTGATCACCTCGCCCGTCGCCGCGCCGCGCGCGATCGACCGGCTGGCGGCGCTCGCGGGGCAGGCCGACGGCCTGATGGCGGTGGTCGACCATCCCGCGGTCGCGGCGCGCGTCGATGCCGCGCTCGCCGCGGCAGGGACGACGCTCGACGTCGTCATAGACATCGACCCCGGCATCGCGCGCACCGGCGTCGCCTCGGCCGAGGCGGCGGTCGCGCTGGCGCGCGCGATCGCCGGCCTGCCGCGGCTTCGCTATCGCGGCGTCCAATTCTATTGCGGCTCGCAGCAGCATATCGAGGCCTATGGCGAACGCCGCGCCGCGATCGAAGAGCGCACCGCCTGGCTGCAAACCGTCATCGCGGCGCTCGCCGCCGCGGGCTTCGCGCCCGAAATCGTCACCGGCTCGGGCACCGGCACGCACCGCATCGACCTCGACCTCGGCGTGTTCACCGAGCTGCAGGCGGGCAGCTATGTCTTCATGGACAAGCAATATCTCGACTGTGACCTCGTCGGCGACGGTAGCTGTCCTTTCGAAACCGCGCTCGGGGTCGACGCGCGCGTCGTCAGCGCCAATCATTCGGGGCTCGTCACCATCGACGCCGGTTTCAAGTCGCTGTCGACCGACGGCGGCGTCGCGGTCGCGCGGGTCGGGGCGCCCGAATCGGCCTTCTTCGCCTTCATGGGCGACGAACATGCCGCGCTGATCGCGCCGGGCATCGGCGATGCGCTCGCCCCCGGCGACCCGGTGACGCTCACCGTCCCGCACTGCGACCCGACGGTGAACCTCTACGATCATTATCATGTCGTCGACGGCGACACGCTCGTCGCGATCTGGCCGGTGAGCGCGCGCGGCCGCGCGCGGTGACCGCGGGGGCCGCTGCGCCGCGGT includes:
- a CDS encoding DSD1 family PLP-dependent enzyme, producing the protein MSDDLTLHAHLVGRQGGRADLNTPVLVVELASLDRNIAAMAQRVAAHGVGLRPHAKTHKSVDIAGRQLAAGALGVCCAKIGEAEALAAGGVTGILITSPVAAPRAIDRLAALAGQADGLMAVVDHPAVAARVDAALAAAGTTLDVVIDIDPGIARTGVASAEAAVALARAIAGLPRLRYRGVQFYCGSQQHIEAYGERRAAIEERTAWLQTVIAALAAAGFAPEIVTGSGTGTHRIDLDLGVFTELQAGSYVFMDKQYLDCDLVGDGSCPFETALGVDARVVSANHSGLVTIDAGFKSLSTDGGVAVARVGAPESAFFAFMGDEHAALIAPGIGDALAPGDPVTLTVPHCDPTVNLYDHYHVVDGDTLVAIWPVSARGRAR